A window of Bacillota bacterium genomic DNA:
AACATTAAGCGTACCGATGAGATCGGAGTCTTGGCCCGAAGCTTCAATGCGATGGCGGACCAACTGCAAAAACAGGAACATCAACGCCGCCAACTCACCGCCGATATTTTCCATGAAGTCAACACACCGTTGACCGCGGCTCGCAGTCTCGTGGAAGCGATGGAGGATGGGGTACTGCCGGCAACCATCGAGAATCTCAACATCGTCAGCCAGGAACTGGAATACCTAGGCAATCTCGTCAGCGATGTCAGGGCTTTGTCCATCGCCGAAAGCGGCAAACTGCACTTAACCTTAGAAGATATCGACCTAAGGGATATTCTCTCCAGTCAGGGACAAAGGTGGCGCCAGGCCTTCGCGGATAAGAATCTTCACTTTTCCCTGGAGGTACCCCAGACTCCCCTGGTGGTAAGAGCTGACTCCCAAGCCCTCTTTCAGATTACATCGAATCTAATCAGCAACGGGCTCAAGTATACACCAGCGGGAGAAGAGGTAAGGGTCACCCTAGAGTGCGAGGGACAGTGGGCGAAGATCGTTGTCGCCGATACCGGCCCGGGAATTCCAGAAGAGGAACTGCCCCACATCTTTGGACGCTTCTATCGCGGAACTCAAGCCGATGCCCAGGACACTCCCGGTAGTGGAGTGGGACTGGCCATCACCAGGGAGTTGGTAGAAGCCCACAACGGCAGCATCACCGTAAACAGTACCTTGGGTCAAGGAACACAGTTTGTTGTCAGACTTCCTATTCTCCAAGAAGAAGGATGAGCCAAAGGCCTCAGCTTTTTGTGTCCCCTGAGCCAGCTGCATCCCTACTATCCCCTAGAACCCATCCAGGTATTTGATCCGGCAGTCTGACCAATACTAGGAGGGAACCAACCCTTTTGCAATCTCTGTGATCCTAGGGAGGACTGCACATGTCTGTACAAGCACCGGTTGCGCAGCTGAGCGCCAGGGAATTAGAGGATGCAATTGCCGAATTCCTGTTGGCCCATGATACCGGATATTTGGGTACCGTCGGGGACGATGTTCCCCGGGTAAGTCCCGTCCGATACTTTGCCGATGAAGATTTCAACGTCTACATTCACAGCAAGGGTGGCTCGAAATTTGCTAACCTAGCTAAAAACACCAATGCTTGTCTCTTGGTCTGTACCGAGTTTATTGATGATTTGACCAAGATTCGCGGAGTCCAGGTTTTCGGAGATGCCGAAGTGGGAAATTCAGGAGATCCCCAGTTTGAAATGGCGGAGGAACTGTGTCCCTGGGACCACGATGATGAAGTCAGATTAATTCTGATTCGGCCCCGGGAAATCGTCTATGTCGACTCAATCTCCGGATACAAACTAAAACAGCGCTGGACCCCTAGCTGAGGTCAGCGCTGCTGATTTTCCCTTGGTCAATCTAACCAGAAGCTGTCGACTATATCGGAGTAACCATAGGTTCCCGTGATCAGCCCCCTATCCCTCATCCAATGGTACACCCGCTCAACATCGGCAGCAATGGGGGGCTGGGCCTGCCGGTAGTGGGGCAACTGGATTTCCGTCCAGGTCATTTCGGGAAATCCCATGGCCTCATAGGCGAAGAGCCACTGCGAGGCAGGGGTAGAGTTGATCAGCGTTGCGGCCTGATTATAGGCCGCAATCACTCTTTTTAGCTCTTCGCCCTTCTCCCTGAGACTGGCAGTGCGAAATACCATTACACTGGGGGTAATATGCACCTGCAGTGTATCACTGACCACAACTGCCCCACCAAGCTCCGCCGCCGTGGCCAAGGGATCGGGCAGGCAGGCGGCGTCTATTCGTCCCGAGGCCAACATTTGCATCCGAACTGGAACCTGAGGAATTGAGGTTTTCCTCAGCTGCTGGGGATCGACGTTGTAGTGAAGCAAGAGTTGGTCTGTGGCGTAATCAATAATGGTATTCTTGGAAATGGCCACCCTCTTGCCCCTCATCTCCTCGGGAGAGGTGATCCCACTGGAGGGCGATGCCAACAAAGCATAACGTCCCTCCGTCAGCCAGGTGGCTTTAACAGGAAATCCGCCGTCGATGGCAAACAATGCCGCCAACACATCGGACACCGCTCCATCGATCTCGCCCGCGTGCAGGGCAGCGTCTCGGGTATTGGCACTGGTGAACTTGACCAACTCAACCTCAACACCTGCCTCAGCAAAGAGTCCCTGCTCCTGGGCAATTATGTAAATCAATGAATTTAAGTCTGGCATCAAACCAATCCGCACCGGCTCCTGGGCCGCCACCGGCCCCACTGCTGCCAAGACCACAGCAACCAATAGGGCCAGCACCAAAGAACCAGTTAATCGCAGGTTGCCACTCATTTCATTCCTCACCCTCCATGGTCGTCTCTGACTTAAGCCGAACTATCTTCCCCGCGTATCACACCAAAACCCACCGCAGGAGAACATCAGCTAAGGTGAACCCAAACAACAGCGGTGCCAACACCTCATTGACATTATAGGACGCCAGCTTGACGTGGGTCAGATTATCGGGACTGACCAAGCGGTGTTCCCACCACAACAGCACCGCGGCGATGACGATTCCAATCCAATACATCCACCCCAAACCCATCCACAAACCCGTGATCACCAAACCAACAATGGTGCCCAAATGGGACAGGGCGGCAATCTGTAGTCCCCGTTTTGCGCCGAATCGAGCGGGAACGGAATGGATGCCAAAGCTGCGATCAAACTTAATGTCTAAGGTACCATAGATGATGTCAAAGCCCGCAACCCACAGGGCCACCGCGGCTCCCAACACCAGGGCCGGCAGCTCAATCCGTCCGGTAACGGCCATCCAGGCTCCCACCGGGGCACCACCACTGGCCGCTCCCAGGACATAATGACACAACCAGGTAAACCGCTTGGTGTAGGAGTAGATGATAAAAATCACCAAGGGAATCGGCAAGAGCAGCAGGCACAGAGGATCTAGCATCGCTGCCGCCAGAACAAACAGCGAGAATCCCACAATTACCAGCAGGAGCACTTCCCACTCCTTGACTAGGCCCTGGGGAAGGTGACGACTTCGGGTTCTGGGATTAGCTAGATCGATGTCCTTGTCCACCAGACGATTCAAGGCGTTAGCTCCATTGCGGGCACCAAACATTGCCACCAAAATCCAGAAAGTGTCCCATCCCGTGGGAATTCCCCGGGCTCCCAACAGCGCCCCAATACCCGCGAAGGGCAAGGAGAACAGGGTGTGGCGAAACATCACCAAATCTCCGTAGAGCTTGGCCCTTTTCGCGACGGAAGCTAAATTAGTCGATGCCATACTGATCCCACTTTCTGTCAACCAAGGCCTTGATCTCTGGGCTCATGATGATCTCATCGGGCCACTCCCGAGGGTGCCCTTCCTCGGGCCATTTCTTGGTGGCATCGATACCCATCTTGTGTCCATAGTGGCGCAAGGGTGAGGCGTGATCCAAGGCATCCAAGGGACCATCGACGATCACCACATCCCGCTTGGCATCAATGTTATTAAAGACCTTCCACATTACCGTGGACAGATCATGGGGATCGACATCTTCATCGACGACAATAATCATCTTGGTAAACATCATTTGGCCCATTCCCCAGATGCCATGCATCACCTTTTTGGCCTGTCCAGGGTACCGCTTGCGAATGGAGACAATGGCACAGTTGTGGAACACACCCTCCAGGGGCAGATTTAGGTCCACCAGCTCCGGAAACTGTAATTTGAGGATGGGCAGGAAAATCCGTTCCGTCGCCTTAGCCAGATAACAGTCTTCCATCGGCGGCTTGCCCACAATGGTAGCGGGATAGATGGGCTCCTTCCGTCGGGTAATACAGGTGACATGAAAGACCGGATAGTCATCGGCCAGGGAATAGTATCCTGTATGATCCCCAAAGGGACCTTCCCGCCGCAAATCACCCTTCTCGACATAACCCTCCAGGACAAATTCTGCATTGGCTGGAACCTCAAGGTCATTGGTGATACACTTAACTACTTCGACACCCTTTTTCCGCAAGAATCCAGCAAACAAGTACTCGCTGATGTTTCGGGGCATCGGTGAAGTAGCGGCATAGATGGTAGCTGGATCGCCTCCCAGGGCGACACTGACAGGAATCCTGTCGGTCTCCTTGGTCCCATCGATAAAGTTTTCCCTACCATCCTTGTGTAGATGCCAATGCATTCCCGTCGTCTTAGCATCATACACCTGCATGCGATACATCCCCAGATTGCACTGTCCCGTTTGGGGATTTCTCGTCACAACTAAAGGCAGGGTGATGAAGCGTCCCCCGTCTTGGGGCCAACATTTCAGTACCGGTAGTTTTGTCAAATCGGGATTATGTTCGATTACCTCTTGGCAGGGAGCTTTCTTCACCCGCTTGGGGAAAATTCCCGCCAGTTGCAGTAGCTTCGGAGCCACCTTTACTTGGTTGACGAAGCCGCTATAGGTGGATGTATCAAAAAACTGGAGAATTTCATCGCCAATATCGCTGAGTCTTTCCACCCCCAGGGCCTGTGCCATCCGATGGTAACTCCCAAAGGTATTGATCAGCACCGGGTACTCAGAACCCTTGACGTTTTCAAACAACAGGGCCGGACCTCCGCGTTTGGAGACCCGATCGGTGATTTCGGTAATTTCCAGTTCCGGATCCACGGGAGTTGAGATCCTAACCAACTCTCCCTGTTTTTCCAGAAGAGCAATAAATTCCCGTAAGTCTTTATAGGCCACCACAGGTCCTCCTCCAACCTACCTGCACACTTATTCCTGGTACCTAGTATAGCTTCAACCTGCCTTCAGATATCCCCTGCCCTGGAAAAGTCAACCTCAACTGAAGGATCATGGCATCCTAGGTAATCGAGTAGGAGGCGGGGTCGCCCCGCCGTCCTCTCACACCACGCAGCGTACGGTCCCGTACTGCGCGGTTCGCTTAAGCTCTAACGGCTCGCAAGATACGTAGGTACCAAGTCGATCAGGCCTTGGTACAGCCAGTATTGGTTGTCCAAGGCCATATTCAGTTGCGGCGTGTTGGATAGGGCCCAGCAGCCTTTGCGAGAAAAGGCGAGTTTCCGGGCCTCCTCTTCCGCAATCCCCAGGCTCCGCAGGTGGCGGAGTCTGGTGCCGCATCGCTTCCACTGCTTCCACTGACACATACGCAGACGCCTCCGGAGCCAGCCGGCAATAGGTTCCAGGTGGCCTTTGGCGTCGGCTATGCGGAAGTATCCGAGCCATCCCCGCAGGTACCGGTTCACCAATTCGATGCGCCGGCTCATGGCAATAGACCAGCGGCGGCTGGTTAGCTCCCTCAGAGGAAACGATCGAGCACTGTATGAATCCCCAGCTGCCGCTTCCCGCCTCCGTCCTTGGGGATTTCCGTCCGTCTGACCGGTTGCGGCCCGTATTCTCCGGCAAGCAGCTGCTCTCTTAGCTTCGAGATAAGGGCGCAGTTCTGTTACCTGCATGCCGTCGATTCCTGAAGCTTTATCCTTCTTTCGCTCTATCTGCTTCAGTGCTCGCACAACGTTGTTGCTTGCTACCACTTGCTCCATCAAATCCGGACCTGGTGCTCCGCGTAACTTCTGGTGTCCAGACGCCGCGGGTACGCTCGGCTTCCTGTCGGACCCTTGCGGCTTCACCGCTACCTCCCGTACAGGAGTCCCAAAGGGGAGCTTCAGCTGTCTCCACGTACTCATCGAGTCTGACACCTCCGTTCCTCGCTTCGCGTTCGGTCCTTCCCAAACTCCGGTACCTGAGCCTGGTACTATGACCTCTGCTGACTTCTGTCGGTTCGGCTGTCGACTTAGTCGACCCCCGACAGACCTCCCCGGGTCATGTCAGTGACTTTCCTCCCATAAACCCATCCCATTTACCACCGTATCTCTTGGCAGTTTCGGGCTTTGATTTGTCTTGGAATCTCACCCGGATACGACGGCCTCATATGGGTGCCTCGGATGGAGCCGAGGGATGTGTTCCTAGGGCCAGGAGTTTGCTTCCGACTCCTTCAGATTCCGCCTCACGACGGACACCCTTGTCTTCAGCTAACGGTAGGTCTACTACCAACCCCCGCTCTGGACTTTCACCATATAGCCACTGACCCTGCCGGGCACACAAGAAAAGGTGACTGCCTTCAAGACAATCACCTCGCAAAAAGGCACACTGTCAGGGGCCGGGATCCGATTATTGCCCCGCCAGGCGCCAAAGGTACAATGAGGCCACAGAGCCATAGGGTGAGTACCTGGTTCGGTACTGGTTGAACTGCTCCTTGGTGAGCTCCTCCAGGCCATACAGCTTCATCATCCCCCGGCGAATGGCTAAATCTGAGTAGCTGACCACATCCATGCGGCCCAGGGAGAAAATCAACACCATTTCCGCTGTCCAAATACCGACTCCCTTTAAAGACGTGAGCCGACGGATAATCTCTTCATCGGTCAAGGTATGTAAATTAGCAAAGTCCACCTCTCCTGACACAGCAGCATCGGCAATCCCTTTGATATAACTGGCCTTTCTCGCGGACAACCCACAGCTGCGAAGTTCATCTATACTGGCCTGGACGATACTTTCCGGTGTGATCTCACCGACCAAGTTGGTTAATCGTGTACGAACGGTATCGGCGGCCTTCTGGGAAATCTGCTGGCCAACAACACTGGAGATTATGGCCTTAAAGGGATCGGGAATCACCTCTCGTTCAATCATCCCGATCCTTTCGATGGCTGCCCCCAGCTTTTCATCCCTGCTTCTGAGATAATCTATTTCTCTGGTTCCATACTGAAAAATCGGCATCCTACTGTGTCTCCATTTCTTAGGTGGTCTATCCCACGGGTCGGTTTTCTATATCTTCACCGGACAATTCAACGAGAAAAACTCCGCTTCTCTCCCTTAGTGTTCCTTTGATGCAACCAATGTCCTCAAGCCACACTCTGTCACCCCTTGGCCTGGGCTTGCGGGGCACAAATACATGGAGCTCCTGGATCTTGTGCAAATTGTCCTTGGAGATGATGGCCAGTGCCGATTGGTCGAGGAAGATAGTCCCGCCTCCATAACTAACCTCAAGAAAGTGCTTATGCAAAGCCATGGAGTCAACGCTCACGATATTCATCGGGTCGAATTTCGAAAGGCCCATATTGCCTTCTAGGACCACCCGATAGCCCCCGGATCTCTCAAAATCATCGATAGACTTCCTCTTATTTTCTGTGTACTCCGCAATGAGGTGTCTAGCCATGGTTTCCGCTCCGAGGCACTCCCTATTATCGACTTTCATATCTCTTCTATCTGCCATCGTCCGTTGAACCAGGAAGTCATACAGATACAAGGAGGATAGGGTATACTCATGATGCCAGTTCGGGTCTAAGGAATCAAGCAGCAGACAAATGAACATTCCCGATGGGTAACAGGAAGGGCGAAAATCCTCTAACCTGTCGATTTCTCCTGCCAGCCGATAACCATACTTGGCAGCTAAGTAATCCTTGGGCAGCTGGGTCTCCTCCATGAATGCCTGGAATTCAACATAGGTGGCAGTGCCCTCGATACTCTCCAGTCCCAGCTCATAGGTCAGGTAATCGCCGATCAACGAGCGTCGTTCCTCCCTTAAGGAAACAAACCTAGCGGTGTACTCCCGACGCACCAAGGCCGTTTCTGCAAATACCGCCTTGACCAGCCACTCCCGTTCCTTAATTCTTAATCCGATGTTCTTGCTTTCAAAGGGGTACTGGCACAGGAGAAGTTCATTGGCAAAACGTTTGTCGCCTACTCTAAGCTGGAAGCCATGAAACATTTCGTGAACAATCAATGAGAAGAGTCTCTCCTCTGAGATCACTGAAGAAACCGTTGATATATCCCAAAGGGCAGTGTACTCCCCGTTAAGCTCGATCACGGTGTTGCCCACGAAATCCCTGGTCCGCTCACCAACGAAGATACCGTCCTCTGCAGCGAAACCATCTGGGGGATTGGGATGAGCGTCGAGGAAGACATTATTGGCATCATACAGGGCGAAGGGCATCCCGTGGAAACCAGTCCAATATCTGGCAAGTCTTTCCGTTGTCAGCTTCCTCTCAAGGCTTTTAATCAGCTTGACGACCCCTTCTCTACTATCAAGAAGCATTCCCTTCCCCCCTAATGCGGGCTTGGTTTCTTTAAGCCTTCGATGTCGTCACATTGGAAAATCTGTAGAGCAATGCGTCTCCTTTTTTGAGAGGCCGCACCCTCATGAATCTTCAACCGATGGTATTAACAGACAATCCCAACTTCGCTATTGACACCCTATCTCCTTGACACAGCAAGCTCTAAGAAAACGCTGGCTCGTTTCCATCCCTAAAGGCAAAAACCCAGCCCTTGGGGCTGGGTCAAAGGCGCTATGCTGACCAGTTCAGACCGCTTGCGAAACTAGGTCATTTTGGCGCTGCTTCAGGGAACGCAAATACTCCGCTGCCTGGAGAGCTGCTGCGTTTCCCTCACCGATGGCCTTGGCCAGCTGCCAGGGCCGTCCGGTGATATCGCCGGCAGCAAAGACTCCCGGCAAATTGGTTTGTAGGTTTCTATCAACCACCACCGCCTGGTCCTGAACCTGCACCCCGAGGAGCAGCTGACCCGGCGGTTCCGCATCCCGGAAAATGAAAACTCCATCCACCGGTTGCAACCCCTCTTTGGTCACCACCGCCTCCAGGTACCCATTGCCTTCAAAACGCAATACCGGGATATGGCTCAAGGTAACGTTGGCCGGTAAGGGCTGGGGTTGGCGCCGGTAACGCACAAAATAGTGGACGTGATTGGCCACTCTCGCTAGATACTCGACTTCGCTTTCTGCCTCTTGGGTGTACCCAATCACTGCTACGTTCTTCCCCCGGTAGAGGGGCCCATCACAGGTACCACAGTAACTAACCCCCCGCCCGACAAACTCCCCTTCCCCGGGCAGCATCTGACTATAGGCAACCCCAGTAGCCAGGATCACGGAACTTGCCAGATAAGCAGTGCCATCCTTGCCCAAGAGAGTGTATCCTTGGTCAGCAGGAAAGATATTAGTTATTTTGTTGCGGGTAATCTCAATCCCCATAGTCTCAACATGCCTGAGGAACTGTTGTCGCAGCTCTTCCCCATTGATATGAGGAAAGCCTAAGTAGTTGTCTACTATCGGTGACTGATGAAGCTTAAGGCTGCAGAACTCCGTCCCAAAGAGAACAAAATCTAGCTTGCGGATCTTGGCATTAATCGCGGCCGACAATCCTGCGGGTCCACAGCCAACAATAGCCAGGTCGTACTGCGCAGCATGCATGGTTCGGTCACCACCTAAAAAGTCTCTGGAGTCTAAAGAAAAACCGCTGACACTGCAGCGGCAACCAGCCAGAATCTCACTTCCTGTAGCTAGGTCAGTTTTCCAAACAAATTAATAAACCGAGATTGAATATCATCAATTGGCCGCCCCGCCTCAAGGTCCCGGGTGACACAATCCACCAAATGGGTGCTCAGAAGCACCGTTCCCGCCTTGGCGACCGCGGCCTTCAACGCTGCCATCTGGGTGGCAATCTCTTCACAACTGCGCTCCTCTAAGATCATCTTCTGAAGGCCCCGAGCCTGACCCTCAATCCGTTTCAGCCGGGCAATCAGGTCATCTCGGGCCGATTCAGGAGGAGCAAAATTCTTGCTTGTCTGCACCATATCGCTTCTCTCACTTTCTCCTCCAGTTGTCATCACACAGGTGGGTCCACCGGGTAACCGATGGACCCCAAACCGCTACCCTGATAACTTTCCCTAAGCAGTTACCGATAGCTGCCGCTCCAGTCTTTCCACAATTGCCTGCTCAGGCATTGCACCCACCCACTGATCGACCAGCTCGCCATCCTTGAAAATCATCATCGTCGGAATGCTCATAATCTGAAACTGGGATGCAGTATAGGGATTTTCATCGACATTCAACTTAGCAATCTTGGCCTTACCCGCGTAGGTCTGCGCCAGCTTATCGACGATGGGTCCCACCATCCGACAGGGACCACACCAGGGTGCCCAAAAGTCAACTAGCACTACGCCTTCAGCTTCCAAAACTTCAGAGTTAAACTTATTGTCAGTGAGCTCTACCGGCATGTCTTTCCCCCCTGATTAATGTATGCAAATTCCAAAGCGATAACCGGACCTAGGATCCCGACAAGATACCTTTACGTCCAGTCTGTTACCAAGCCCTTCGAACCACAACTTACCGTTCCCAATAGTCCCAAGGTGAGGAACTGTACGGCCTTGCCAATCATGCACCAGGAACGGGCCCTGCCGCTAGTTCGAGCCACAGTGGAGCACCTCCCAATTCAACGGACCTTGGATCTTACCACGCAAGAGTGACTCCCAAACCTCCTATCGGGTACGGTACCCCGTAGGGTATCCCCTGTGACAATCTTAGTATATGTCGTAGGTGAGAAAATGTCAACACCAAAAGCTCAAATTTCTGAATTGGTGGTTGGAAAGCGAAAAAGGGGAGGTTGGCTATCACTATTGGGTAGCCGCCTCCCCTTTCCAGGCCCAAGAAGTGTTAACGTCCAATCAACCTGTTGATCAGATTAGACAGCACTGCCTTATCGGTAAAGGGTGCCAGGTGCACCAGGAAATCTCCATCCAACTTCTCGATCTCAATTTCCTCCAACATCCGGGTGATGGTATCCCTGTCCAGGAAGGGTGCCAAGCCCATCAGCTGCTCAGGGTCCAGCTCCCCCTCCACTGCCTGATTGACAAGATAACTTAAGGTCTCTTGACTGAGAAAGGGCGCCAGCTGCCTCAGGATGTGCCAGTCCAGGTTACCTTCCACAACCTCACGGACCAGCCGGTCTAGGTGCCCTCTATCCAAGAAGGGCGCCAACTGGGCGAGTTTTCTGTAATCCAGCTCACCGGCCACGGTCTGATCAACCAGGCGGCCGAGGCTTTCCCTGCTGAGGAAGGGCGCCAAGGATTGGATAATGTCCCAGTCTAAGCTGCCTTCCGTTACCCTTTCCACCAATCGATCCAGCTGCTTTCTATCGAGAAAGGGTGCTACAGCCCTGACCATCTTCCCGCTCATCTCCCCATCGGCAACCTTGTCAACCATAGCAGCCAAGGTTTTCTTTCCGAGGAAGGGAGCTAGGTCACGGATCACCTCAAACTCAACGTCGCTATCCTTAAAGTGGCAAACTAGCTGATCCAGCGTTTCCGAGCCGAGAAAGGGAGCCAGGCGTCGGATAAGTTCAGTGGTCAATAAATTACGATCCAGCTTTTCTGTAACCCGATGGAGGTCACTGGCCTTAATCATCGGTGCCAGCTCAGGCAGATCCTCTATCTTCACTTCGCCGGAGTTTACCAGTTCCGCAACCCGCTCCGGTCGGTTCTCCGCTATTTCCGTTACTATGGTTCCCAGCCCTGAACCCCGATCCTCCTGGACTTCACCGCCATGAAGGAGATCATCCACCGTCGTTTGGAAAAACTCTGCAATCAAAGGCAGCGTTCCAATATCCGGCAAAGACTCTCCCCGTTCCCA
This region includes:
- a CDS encoding HAMP domain-containing histidine kinase produces the protein MPHKPKRSLRQHIVFSHILVSLLLIAITVVAANAYLNRQFTHYLRANVEERNNRIMQQLQGVYKSSHSWTDVAYAAFLLAISNDVRIVMNTPEGHLVFDTLDLNNIYRWGVTDNLRRYLRYPPGASLRDNPLKAYNFTVDGTRVGTLRISVPIVYDALTQIDRAFRSSVFSGSLVAAGVALLVGAVFGLITAGWITKPLEHLTQVTRRFSLGNLTERVNIKRTDEIGVLARSFNAMADQLQKQEHQRRQLTADIFHEVNTPLTAARSLVEAMEDGVLPATIENLNIVSQELEYLGNLVSDVRALSIAESGKLHLTLEDIDLRDILSSQGQRWRQAFADKNLHFSLEVPQTPLVVRADSQALFQITSNLISNGLKYTPAGEEVRVTLECEGQWAKIVVADTGPGIPEEELPHIFGRFYRGTQADAQDTPGSGVGLAITRELVEAHNGSITVNSTLGQGTQFVVRLPILQEEG
- a CDS encoding pyridoxamine 5'-phosphate oxidase family protein; the encoded protein is MSVQAPVAQLSARELEDAIAEFLLAHDTGYLGTVGDDVPRVSPVRYFADEDFNVYIHSKGGSKFANLAKNTNACLLVCTEFIDDLTKIRGVQVFGDAEVGNSGDPQFEMAEELCPWDHDDEVRLILIRPREIVYVDSISGYKLKQRWTPS
- a CDS encoding ABC transporter substrate-binding protein; amino-acid sequence: MSGNLRLTGSLVLALLVAVVLAAVGPVAAQEPVRIGLMPDLNSLIYIIAQEQGLFAEAGVEVELVKFTSANTRDAALHAGEIDGAVSDVLAALFAIDGGFPVKATWLTEGRYALLASPSSGITSPEEMRGKRVAISKNTIIDYATDQLLLHYNVDPQQLRKTSIPQVPVRMQMLASGRIDAACLPDPLATAAELGGAVVVSDTLQVHITPSVMVFRTASLREKGEELKRVIAAYNQAATLINSTPASQWLFAYEAMGFPEMTWTEIQLPHYRQAQPPIAADVERVYHWMRDRGLITGTYGYSDIVDSFWLD
- a CDS encoding UbiA family prenyltransferase, whose product is MASTNLASVAKRAKLYGDLVMFRHTLFSLPFAGIGALLGARGIPTGWDTFWILVAMFGARNGANALNRLVDKDIDLANPRTRSRHLPQGLVKEWEVLLLVIVGFSLFVLAAAMLDPLCLLLLPIPLVIFIIYSYTKRFTWLCHYVLGAASGGAPVGAWMAVTGRIELPALVLGAAVALWVAGFDIIYGTLDIKFDRSFGIHSVPARFGAKRGLQIAALSHLGTIVGLVITGLWMGLGWMYWIGIVIAAVLLWWEHRLVSPDNLTHVKLASYNVNEVLAPLLFGFTLADVLLRWVLV
- a CDS encoding menaquinone biosynthesis decarboxylase, translating into MAYKDLREFIALLEKQGELVRISTPVDPELEITEITDRVSKRGGPALLFENVKGSEYPVLINTFGSYHRMAQALGVERLSDIGDEILQFFDTSTYSGFVNQVKVAPKLLQLAGIFPKRVKKAPCQEVIEHNPDLTKLPVLKCWPQDGGRFITLPLVVTRNPQTGQCNLGMYRMQVYDAKTTGMHWHLHKDGRENFIDGTKETDRIPVSVALGGDPATIYAATSPMPRNISEYLFAGFLRKKGVEVVKCITNDLEVPANAEFVLEGYVEKGDLRREGPFGDHTGYYSLADDYPVFHVTCITRRKEPIYPATIVGKPPMEDCYLAKATERIFLPILKLQFPELVDLNLPLEGVFHNCAIVSIRKRYPGQAKKVMHGIWGMGQMMFTKMIIVVDEDVDPHDLSTVMWKVFNNIDAKRDVVIVDGPLDALDHASPLRHYGHKMGIDATKKWPEEGHPREWPDEIIMSPEIKALVDRKWDQYGID
- a CDS encoding DNA-3-methyladenine glycosylase 2 family protein, with amino-acid sequence MPIFQYGTREIDYLRSRDEKLGAAIERIGMIEREVIPDPFKAIISSVVGQQISQKAADTVRTRLTNLVGEITPESIVQASIDELRSCGLSARKASYIKGIADAAVSGEVDFANLHTLTDEEIIRRLTSLKGVGIWTAEMVLIFSLGRMDVVSYSDLAIRRGMMKLYGLEELTKEQFNQYRTRYSPYGSVASLYLWRLAGQ
- a CDS encoding FAD-dependent oxidoreductase, with protein sequence MHAAQYDLAIVGCGPAGLSAAINAKIRKLDFVLFGTEFCSLKLHQSPIVDNYLGFPHINGEELRQQFLRHVETMGIEITRNKITNIFPADQGYTLLGKDGTAYLASSVILATGVAYSQMLPGEGEFVGRGVSYCGTCDGPLYRGKNVAVIGYTQEAESEVEYLARVANHVHYFVRYRRQPQPLPANVTLSHIPVLRFEGNGYLEAVVTKEGLQPVDGVFIFRDAEPPGQLLLGVQVQDQAVVVDRNLQTNLPGVFAAGDITGRPWQLAKAIGEGNAAALQAAEYLRSLKQRQNDLVSQAV
- a CDS encoding metal-sensitive transcriptional regulator; translated protein: MVQTSKNFAPPESARDDLIARLKRIEGQARGLQKMILEERSCEEIATQMAALKAAVAKAGTVLLSTHLVDCVTRDLEAGRPIDDIQSRFINLFGKLT
- the trxA gene encoding thioredoxin, translating into MPVELTDNKFNSEVLEAEGVVLVDFWAPWCGPCRMVGPIVDKLAQTYAGKAKIAKLNVDENPYTASQFQIMSIPTMMIFKDGELVDQWVGAMPEQAIVERLERQLSVTA
- a CDS encoding helix-turn-helix transcriptional regulator; translation: MLNLRKIGAYISRLRKERDLTQMELADQLNVTHQAVSKWERGESLPDIGTLPLIAEFFQTTVDDLLHGGEVQEDRGSGLGTIVTEIAENRPERVAELVNSGEVKIEDLPELAPMIKASDLHRVTEKLDRNLLTTELIRRLAPFLGSETLDQLVCHFKDSDVEFEVIRDLAPFLGKKTLAAMVDKVADGEMSGKMVRAVAPFLDRKQLDRLVERVTEGSLDWDIIQSLAPFLSRESLGRLVDQTVAGELDYRKLAQLAPFLDRGHLDRLVREVVEGNLDWHILRQLAPFLSQETLSYLVNQAVEGELDPEQLMGLAPFLDRDTITRMLEEIEIEKLDGDFLVHLAPFTDKAVLSNLINRLIGR